A window of Rhizobium sp. CC-YZS058 genomic DNA:
GACCGGCCAGAAGATCGCAGTCTGCATCACTAATCTCCCGTCCCGGAGCAACGATCGCGTGGCCTTGCCCGCCGTTTGCGGCGGGAAAGGCTGTTCAGGAGAGCTCAAGCGCCCGGATAGTTCGGGCTTTCACGGGTGATGGTGACGTCATGGGCGTGGCTTTCGCGCAGGCCCGCGCCGGAGATGCGCACGAAGGTGGCGCGCTCCTGGAAGTCCTTGAGCGTCTGGCCGCCGACATAGCCCATGGAGGCCTTGAGCCCGCCGGCCAGCTGATGCAGCACGCCGGAAACCGGCCCCTTGTAGGGCACCTGGCCTTCGATGCCTTCCGGCACGAGCTTCAGCGTGTCGCGCACTTCCGCTTGGAAATAGCGATCCGCCGAACCCCGAGCCATGGCGCCCACCGAACCCATGCCGCGATAGGCCTTGAAGGAGCGACCCTGGTAGAGGAAGACCTCGCCCGGGCTTTCATCCGTGCCGGCCAGCAGCGAGCCGATCATCACGGCGGAGGCGCCGGCGGCAATCGCCTTGGCGAGATCGCCGGAGAACTTGATGCCGCCATCGGCGATGACAGGAATGCCGGACGCCGCTGCCGCTTCGACCGAGGCCATGATGGCGGCCAGCTGCGGCACGCCGACGCCGGCAACGATGCGCGTGGTGCAGATCGAGCCCGGGCCGATGCCGACCTTGACCGCATCCGCGCCGGCATCGATCAGCGCCTTCGTGCCATCGGCCGTCGCGACATTGCCGGCCATGATGCGCACCGAATTGGACAGCGTCTTGACCCTTGTCACGGCATCGAGCACGCGCTGGGAATGGCCGTGCGCCGTGTCGACCACGATCAGGTCGACCCCGGCCTCGATCAGCCGTTCGGCCCGCTCGAAGCCGTCATCGCCGACGCTGATGGCGGCGGCGGCCCGCAGGCGGCCCTGGGCATCCTTGGAGGCGTTGGGGTTCAGCTGCGACTTCTCGATGTCCTTGACGGTGATCAGCCCGACGCAGCGGCCTTCTCCATCGGTGACCAGCAGCTTCTCGATCCGGTGGCTGTGCAGCAGGCGCTTGGCCTCCTGCTGGTCGATGGTTTCCTTGACGGTGATCAGATTGTCGCGCGTCATCAGCTCATGGATCGGCTGGGACGGGTCGGACGCAAAGCGGACGTCGCGATTGGTGAGAATGCCGACGAGCCGGCCGCCCTTGCCGCCCTCGACCACCGGCACGCCGGAAATCCCGTGCGCCTTCATGAGGCCCAGCGCTTCGGCGAGCGAGGCCTCCGGGCCGATGGTGACCGGATTGACCACCATGCCGCTTTCGAACTTCTTGACCTGGCGAAC
This region includes:
- the guaB gene encoding IMP dehydrogenase, encoding MARIIETATGLEALTFDDVLLQPGHSEVMPGQTNIATRIAQDIDLNLPIISSAMDTVTESRLAIAMAQAGGIGVIHRNLTPVEQAEQVRQVKKFESGMVVNPVTIGPEASLAEALGLMKAHGISGVPVVEGGKGGRLVGILTNRDVRFASDPSQPIHELMTRDNLITVKETIDQQEAKRLLHSHRIEKLLVTDGEGRCVGLITVKDIEKSQLNPNASKDAQGRLRAAAAISVGDDGFERAERLIEAGVDLIVVDTAHGHSQRVLDAVTRVKTLSNSVRIMAGNVATADGTKALIDAGADAVKVGIGPGSICTTRIVAGVGVPQLAAIMASVEAAAASGIPVIADGGIKFSGDLAKAIAAGASAVMIGSLLAGTDESPGEVFLYQGRSFKAYRGMGSVGAMARGSADRYFQAEVRDTLKLVPEGIEGQVPYKGPVSGVLHQLAGGLKASMGYVGGQTLKDFQERATFVRISGAGLRESHAHDVTITRESPNYPGA